TTTTCTAAAAAGAGATCTCGATGTACTTCTCTGTAGCTTTCTGGATTGCCAACATCTCTCCAATATCCATGAGCAGTATAGCCTAAAAGGTCAATTCCTTCTTGCATGAGAAGTGGAAAGAGATCTTTTGCAAAGTCAAAAGGCTCCCCTTTTGGGATATATTTTAAAATCTCAGGCTCAATAACATAAATTCCCGTATTTATCGTATCGCTAAAGACCTCTCCCCAGCTTGGTTTTTCCAAAAACTTCTCAATTTTCCCCTCTTCATTGACGATGACCACCCCAAATTGTAAGGGATTATCGACTGAAGTTAATGTAATAGTGAGCTTTGATTCTCTTTTCTCATGGTAGTGCAAGATCTTTTGAAAATCAAAATCGGTAACCAAATCACCACTTACTATCATAAATGTGGTATCAAGATACTCTCTGGCCATTCCTACTGCACCTGCAGTTCCATAGTCAGCATCTGGCAGAACATAGTGGATTTTGACACCCCAATCACTTCCATCTTTGAAGTGGTTTTTTATAATTTCTGGTTTGTAATAGAGGAGTATTACAACCTCATCGATTCCAACTTTTACAAGTTGTTTGAGGACATTTTCCATCATAGGAACATTGACTACTGGGAGCATCGGTTTTGGGATAGAGTGGGTGAGTGGCTGGATTCTTGTGCCAAATCCTCCAGCCATTATGACCGCTTTGACCTTTTTCATGGCTCAACCTTCAAAACTGAATTTAAACTTCCATAAGGAGATGGTGTTGTAGGAAGAGTCTCATCGGCGAGCCACCGACCATCAACTTCATATCCGAATTCATAGGTCCCGGGTTTAAGGCGTTTTGTCTTTGTAAACACTCCATCTTTTCGCATCATAGGCTCAGCTTTCCAATCGTTCCAACTCCCTTTGATTTTAACTTCATTAGCCTCTGTTTGTAAAATAAAAGTGATGCTTTTTGGATGTATTTTGATCATTGCAGCTCCTTAGTAGGTATACATTTTCTTATAATACTCATCTGCCATTCTAGTACTATCGAATTTGTGTAAAATGTCTCTCATGCCGTTTTGGGCAATTTCTATCCACTTTTTTTGATTGTTATAATACATTGGTAAAATAGTAGATTCGAGTTTATCCATCAAGGTTTCGTAGTCTTGGCTATCTATCTGCTCTATTGGTAGATTTGGTTCTGCATGAGGAATGACAAAAGCGTTTTGTCCATCTTGTGCAAATTCTGCAATCCATCCATCATCGATAGAGAAATTGATGCTTGCATTGACTCCGGCACTCATACCACTTGTGCCACTTGCCTCTCTTCCCCATCTTGGAGTGTTGAGCCAGAGATCACTTCCTTGTTTTAAAAGTTTGGAGAGTCGTAGTTCATAGCCTATGAGAACAGCTACATTTTTAAACTCTTTGCTTAAAAGTACAAGTTCATTGAAAGCTTCAATAGCATTGGTATCGAATGGATAAGGTTTGCCTGCCCATATAATCTGAATAGGGTACTCACTATTTTGTACAAGCTTTCGAAATCGTTCAATATCGTGAACAAGTAATTTTGGACGTTTGTACTCAGCAAATCGCCTAGCCCATACAAGTGTACAAACATCTGGATCAAAGAGTTTACCTGTTTGGTCTGCTACCTCTTCAAAGAGTTTATGCTTGAGATGTTTTTTACGTCCTATGAGCTGATACTCTTCGTGCTCTTGCATCCAGCTAAGCAGTTGCTTGTCTGCCCAGTAGTTCATATCTTGCGCATTAGTGATACTAATAATCTCGCTTTTTCCTTCAACATGGGACCACATCTGATTGGAGACTTTTTCATGAATTTTAGACACAGCATTAGATCGTTTGGAGAGTTTCAAAGCTCCTACAGTTAAAGAGAAGTTTGTATCATACATAGCAAGGAGATTTTGTACTTCTGTAGCACTCATGCCGTCAAAAAATCCCATTTTTGCTAGTAAATCAATATTGTGCTCCTCATTTCCTGCCATCTCTGGAGTATGAGTGGTAAAAACTAGACGTTTTTTAACTTCATCGATACTCTTATATCTTTGGTAAAGAGCAAAGGCTAAAGGCAGTGAGTGTCCTTCATTCATATGATATATATCAATATTACATCCCAGTTTTTCTAAAACTTTTAATCCACCAATCCCCAATACAATCTCTTGAGCAATTCTTGTCTCTTCATTGATATCATAGAGCTTGTGGGATATTGTTTGACTCAAATAATCATTTTCAAAAATATCGGTAGTAAGCAGTATG
The Nitratiruptor tergarcus DSM 16512 genome window above contains:
- a CDS encoding glycogen-binding domain-containing protein; this encodes MIKIHPKSITFILQTEANEVKIKGSWNDWKAEPMMRKDGVFTKTKRLKPGTYEFGYEVDGRWLADETLPTTPSPYGSLNSVLKVEP
- the glgP gene encoding alpha-glucan family phosphorylase → MRLHHYQIDPQYKTSVAYFSMEFAIDQAFKTYSGGLGFLAGSHMRSAAELRQNIVGIGMLWSYGYYDQSRYEDNTLKVEFRRKFYYFLQETNIVVDVMINGKPVKVKAYLLPGDVFGTAPVILLTTDIFENDYLSQTISHKLYDINEETRIAQEIVLGIGGLKVLEKLGCNIDIYHMNEGHSLPLAFALYQRYKSIDEVKKRLVFTTHTPEMAGNEEHNIDLLAKMGFFDGMSATEVQNLLAMYDTNFSLTVGALKLSKRSNAVSKIHEKVSNQMWSHVEGKSEIISITNAQDMNYWADKQLLSWMQEHEEYQLIGRKKHLKHKLFEEVADQTGKLFDPDVCTLVWARRFAEYKRPKLLVHDIERFRKLVQNSEYPIQIIWAGKPYPFDTNAIEAFNELVLLSKEFKNVAVLIGYELRLSKLLKQGSDLWLNTPRWGREASGTSGMSAGVNASINFSIDDGWIAEFAQDGQNAFVIPHAEPNLPIEQIDSQDYETLMDKLESTILPMYYNNQKKWIEIAQNGMRDILHKFDSTRMADEYYKKMYTY